Proteins from one Ipomoea triloba cultivar NCNSP0323 chromosome 1, ASM357664v1 genomic window:
- the LOC115996709 gene encoding Werner Syndrome-like exonuclease, translated as METSVPSSMSGLDDWDRPFTDLELLEIEAAFQSATNKRNDSDKSSAPAAEDEVNGDGNKFRRNHRRRLPESLFSTSFSLAPCPRSRFKHQLNRFPALAFRGRVVYSRTAVEAEKSAAELLNFIETRKRAEGVVALGFDIEWKPTFKRGVAPGKAAVMQICAEMNRCYVFHIFHSGIPQNLQTLLGNSVTVKVGVNIANDAHKVFLDHNVPVRNLEDLSALANLKIGGVPKNWSLASLTETLFCKQLPKPNHIRLGNWETPVLSKEHLNYAATDAFVSWHLYQALKSLPEPEAVDNKSNEPEHVSSE; from the exons ATGGAAACATCAGTCCCTTCATCGATGTCCGGTTTAGACGACTGGGATCGTCCTTTCACTGATCTAGAGCTCCTAGAAATCGAAGCCGCTTTTCAATCTGCCACCAACAAGCGCAACGATTCGGATAAGTCCTCCGCTCCCGCTGCCGAAGACGAGGTTAACGGCGATGGAAATAAATTTCGCCGGAACCATCGCCGGAGACTGCCTGAATCACTCTTCTCCACTTCTTTTTCCCTGGCCCCATGCCCTAGAAGTCGATTTAAGCATCAAT TGAATAGGTTCCCCGCACTAGCATTCAGGGGGCGTGTTGTATATAGCAGAACTGCAGTTGAGGCAGAGAAATCTGCAGCAgagcttttaaattttattgaaacGAGGAAGAGAGCAGAAGGTGTAGTTGCTCTGGGATTTGACATTGAATGGAAACCCACTTTCAAAAGAG GTGTTGCCCCTGGGAAAGCGGCTGTTATGCAGATATGTGCGGAGATGAACCGTTGTTATGTTTTCCACATATTCCATTCTGGAATCCCTCAAAATCTGCAGACACTTCTTGGGAATTCTGTTACTGTGAAG GTGGGAGTAAACATCGCGAATGATGCTCATAAGGTTTTTCTAGATCATAATGTACCTGTAAGAAATTTGGAAGATCTATCTGCGCTAGCCAATCTAAAGATTGGTGGAGTTCCCAAAAATTGGAGTCTAGCATCATTGACAGAAACACTCTTTTGCAAACAG CTCCCTAAGCCAAACCATATAAGATTGGGAAATTGGGAGACTCCAGTTTTATCAAAAGAACACCTAAATTATGCTGCCACAGATGCTTTTGTTTCATGGCACCTATATCAG GCGTTGAAGAGCCTTCCTGAGCCTGAGGCTGTTGATAATAAGAGCAATGAACCAGAGCATGTGAGCAGTGAGTGA